One Lentibacillus cibarius DNA window includes the following coding sequences:
- a CDS encoding IS4 family transposase, producing MDKNTTKSTINELFKVLDEQKFLNVINVTDIDQYIKKLTAYKFLELLIIAQLNETESLRELSKQLKDNQDIQQKIEVDTISTSQLSRKQCNLTPRIFEKVFRHLVFETQALMKHPSMIRDIGKLLVIDSSTMSMSLSQYPWATFRKTKSGVRLHLRVVVTKDITMPDKAVMLPAKHADRSQMDELIDIDSNAIHLFDRGYNDYKQFDKLCFDDVRFVTRTKKNAEIEVISEQVPDTENNIFLDQEVYLGSVQNGTKMTQPLRLIKTKDSEGNVVVIVTNCFELSAKEIGDLYRYRWKIETFFKWMKQHLKIKSFYGKSENAVYTQIWIALITYCLQVLLQLKFHHEGSLLELKRTLKNLLFSPLEEFLRSLFRKPTRTSKGRKKYNWEKEFQHIVSQFEEGEVAHLNDLTYDPLFFLTVYDGNKCKLWIRTTGHIPFDFFS from the coding sequence ATGGACAAGAATACCACAAAATCCACAATAAATGAACTGTTCAAGGTACTTGATGAACAAAAATTTTTAAACGTGATCAACGTTACGGATATTGATCAGTACATAAAAAAACTGACGGCCTACAAATTCCTGGAACTGTTGATTATTGCGCAACTGAATGAGACCGAAAGTTTAAGAGAGCTATCGAAACAACTCAAGGATAATCAGGACATCCAACAGAAGATTGAAGTGGACACCATTAGTACGTCACAACTATCCCGGAAACAGTGTAATCTCACTCCTCGAATATTTGAAAAGGTATTTAGACATCTGGTGTTCGAGACACAAGCGCTAATGAAACATCCATCGATGATACGTGATATTGGAAAACTACTGGTTATTGATTCATCCACTATGTCGATGAGTTTGAGCCAGTATCCCTGGGCAACGTTTCGCAAAACGAAGTCAGGTGTTCGACTCCACTTGCGAGTAGTCGTGACAAAGGATATAACCATGCCTGACAAAGCTGTTATGCTGCCAGCCAAGCATGCGGATAGATCCCAGATGGATGAATTAATCGATATTGATTCAAACGCCATTCATTTGTTTGACCGGGGCTACAATGACTATAAGCAATTTGATAAACTTTGCTTTGATGATGTTCGGTTTGTCACAAGAACAAAGAAAAATGCAGAAATAGAGGTTATCTCGGAACAAGTTCCGGACACGGAAAACAACATTTTTCTTGATCAGGAAGTGTACCTGGGCAGTGTGCAAAATGGAACCAAAATGACGCAACCCTTGCGCCTTATTAAAACAAAAGATAGCGAAGGCAATGTGGTTGTCATTGTTACTAACTGTTTCGAACTATCTGCCAAAGAGATTGGTGATTTATACCGCTATCGCTGGAAAATCGAAACATTTTTCAAGTGGATGAAGCAGCATTTAAAAATAAAATCATTTTATGGCAAAAGCGAAAATGCCGTTTACACACAAATTTGGATCGCGTTAATCACGTACTGCTTACAAGTGTTATTACAGTTGAAATTTCATCATGAAGGATCGCTATTAGAATTAAAACGAACGCTCAAAAACCTTTTATTCAGCCCATTGGAAGAATTTTTGCGGTCTCTGTTCCGTAAACCAACAAGAACGTCAAAAGGTCGTAAAAAGTATAACTGGGAGAAAGAATTTCAACATATTGTAAGCCAATTTGAAGAAGGCGAGGTGGCTCATCTTAACGACTTAACGTATGATCCGTTATTTTTTTTAACAGTATATGATGGAAATAAATGTAAATTGTGGATAAGAACTACCGGTCATATCCCCTTTGACTTTTTTTCATAA
- a CDS encoding 3'(2'),5'-bisphosphate nucleotidase CysQ encodes MPVLSEEGADIPYADRKDRTVFFLVDPLDGTKEFIKKNGEFTVNIALIEDGYPVMGAIYAPALDTFYFGKAGLGAFKLESASEANVVGDNELVEASVRLPLVEPGDVVHVVASRSHMSAETEAFIEGLRDGEREIDVVSAGSSLKFCLVAEGKADYYPRYAPTMEWDTGAGQAIVEAAGGSVLRYEDGERFDYNRERI; translated from the coding sequence GTGCCCGTGTTGAGCGAGGAAGGGGCCGACATTCCGTATGCGGATAGGAAAGACAGGACGGTGTTTTTCCTGGTTGATCCGTTGGACGGTACGAAAGAATTTATAAAAAAGAATGGCGAGTTCACAGTCAATATCGCGCTGATTGAAGACGGCTACCCGGTGATGGGGGCTATTTATGCACCCGCTTTGGACACGTTTTACTTTGGTAAGGCTGGTTTGGGTGCGTTTAAGCTGGAAAGTGCATCAGAGGCTAATGTAGTTGGTGATAACGAGCTTGTTGAGGCGAGTGTGCGTCTGCCGCTTGTCGAGCCGGGCGACGTTGTCCATGTGGTTGCAAGCCGGTCGCATATGTCTGCTGAGACGGAGGCATTTATTGAAGGGTTGCGCGATGGTGAGCGAGAAATCGATGTCGTCTCGGCCGGAAGTTCGCTCAAGTTTTGCTTAGTGGCAGAAGGGAAAGCTGACTATTATCCGCGCTATGCCCCGACGATGGAGTGGGATACCGGCGCCGGTCAAGCTATTGTTGAGGCTGCAGGTGGAAGCGTTTTGAGATATGAGGATGGCGAGAGGTTTGATTATAATAGAGAGAGAATTTGA